Genomic DNA from Thermobifida alba:
CCGGGGCGGCATCCGACGCCCCTGACCGGGGGCTTCGCCGCACGGCGAAGCCCCCGGTCAGCTCCGGTCCTCGCCGTCCAGCGCGGCGACGACCGCGGTGACGACGTGCTCGACGCACTCGATCCCGCCGAAGTAGTCGGGATGGTGGTCGGACAGCACCGCGATCAGGTACTCGTGGTCGGCTCCCGCGACGCGGCCCGCGCTGGTGACCGCCCACCGGTCCCCGTCGTCGCTCCGGGGCACCCAGCCGTTCTTCAACTCCACGGTGTCGCCCTCGCCCGCCGCCGCCGACACCCCCCACGCCTGCTCCGGAGCGACGCCTCCCAGCAGTTCCCGGGCGTAGCCGCGGCTACGTTCGGACAGCGGGCTGTCCTCGGTGAAGACGGCGCGCAGCAGCCGGAGCTGGTCGGCGGTGGTGGTCCTGGTGGTGCCCCACACCCCGCCGGCCCCGGGCTCGGTGGCGTGCAGGCCGAGCCGCTCGTTCCCCCGGGCGAACCCCTCGTCGAAGCCGATGCGTGCGTACAGTTCGTCGGTGGCGTCGTTGTCGCTGTAGCGGATCATCTCGGCGGCCAGCCTCCGCTCGTGGTCGGAGAGTTCGCGGTCCTCGTCGTCGGCCTGGAGCAGGAGCAGCACGAGGATGTTGAGTTTGGCCAGGCTCGCGGTGATGTAGGTCTCCTCCGCCCCGTAGGAGTAGGTGGCGCCGCTGTTCAGGTCGTGCAGCGCGATCGAGAGCCGGCCGTCCTGTCCGGAGAGGTAGGCGTCCAGGGAACGGGTGAGCCGCTCGTACTCGGCCGGGGACAGGGGCGGCGGCTGCGGCTCGGGCTCCGGTGCGGTCCGCGGCGGGGAGGGCGCCTGGGCCCGCGGGACGCCGCCCGGGGTGCGGGGCGTCTCGGGCGGGAGCACCGCGAGTACCGTCGCGGCGAGCAGGAAGAACAGCGCCGCCAGGAGGGCTCCGCGCAGCGGCGCGGGCTCGGGCGGCTGGCCGGGCGTCACCGAACGTTCTCGCATGCCGAACGCCTTCGTGCAGGGGACCGGACTCCGCGACCGCGGACTGGTGCCCCCACCATGCCACACTTGTGCCGGGCACACATTGCCGGAAACGGTCGACCGGTATCCG
This window encodes:
- a CDS encoding serine hydrolase, translated to MRERSVTPGQPPEPAPLRGALLAALFFLLAATVLAVLPPETPRTPGGVPRAQAPSPPRTAPEPEPQPPPLSPAEYERLTRSLDAYLSGQDGRLSIALHDLNSGATYSYGAEETYITASLAKLNILVLLLLQADDEDRELSDHERRLAAEMIRYSDNDATDELYARIGFDEGFARGNERLGLHATEPGAGGVWGTTRTTTADQLRLLRAVFTEDSPLSERSRGYARELLGGVAPEQAWGVSAAAGEGDTVELKNGWVPRSDDGDRWAVTSAGRVAGADHEYLIAVLSDHHPDYFGGIECVEHVVTAVVAALDGEDRS